TGGGACAAGCCAACTGCTTCTTGCGCTCGCCTTGCTATCTCTGTTCATCGTAGAGGCCATTTTTGTGCGCCTTTCTAGGGCATCTTAGTGATTGCGAGCGCGTGAGTGGCGCGGTAAGCAACCTCGCCTGGGCGCAGTGCCGTTCAGGGGGCGGATGGATTCAAGGACGTTATCATTCAAGCACCGTGTCGATAGCTGCACAAGCTTGCCTCGTTCGGATGCAATTGACTTTCGAACTGTCCGTAATACATAATCACTGTTATGCCAAAAAGAGTTGATTCTGATTTGCAACGACGCCTCATCGCCAGCGCGGCGATCGACGTCATCAACGATGTCGGGCTGGATGGGGCCCGGCTACGCGATGTCGCACAAGCCGCCAATGTGACGACCGGAGCCGTCATGCACTACTTTGACGGCAAGGATGCCGTCCTGGAGGCGGCGCTTGAGGAAGCGGTTCGCCGCATCCTTGAGAAGCAAGATAGCCCCCGTGGCAGGACAGGTCCGATGGACGTTCGGCGGTTCATCAAAAGCGCATGCGCCTACCTCCCGATCGACGCGGGCAGCCGTCAGGAATGGCGCGTTTGGCTTGCCTTCTGGGGGCGGGCCATCGCTGATGAACGGCTGCGCGCGCTGCACCGCCAATACTATGCGGAGATTGTCGAGCGTTTGATTGGGCTGTTGCCAGCCATCCGGACGACGGATCTCCCCCCTGCCCCCTCCCAGATGAGGCGCTGCGCGGACGCGCTGATCGCGGCGATAGACGGCATCGGCACGCGAGCGACACTGGAGCCCGAGCACTGGCCGCCAGATCGCCAGCGTGAGACGCTTGAAACTCTGCTCTTACCCCTTCTCACGGCGTTCGCCAACGGCAGCAGCGACAGCTGATTTCGGGTAACATCTCGCATCCTCGGCCCTGGAATGTCGCAAGCGAACCCTCGGAACAAGGTCCTCTTCCCGTATCACGCCCCCACCGACAAGGAGGAAGCTAACGCATGACGAATCGAGACATGACCCGAGATGACAAGCTCGATGATTTCGATCCTCGCGAGATCACCCTCAACGACGTGACGAAGAAGGTCTACATTGCCGGAACCGGCCCCGCCGTGATTGTCATGACGGAAATGCCGGGTATCAGCCCGCACGTCGCGCGCTTCAGCCGCTGGGTGCGGGATGCGGGCTTCACGGTCTACATGCCTTCGCTCTTCGGTCGGGATGGTGCTGTGCCGGGTGCCGAGGAGGGGGCAGCCGTTTTCCAGCGCGCCTGCGTCAGTGCCGAGTTCCGCGCCTTATCCGCCAACGAGTCGAGCCCCGTCACCATATGGCTGCGCGCGCTCGCCCGACTGGCGCATGAAGAGTGCGGTGGTCCCGGCGTCGGGGCGATCGGGATGTGCTTCACCGGAAACTTCGCGCTCACGATGATGCTCGAGCCCTCGATGCTCGCGCCGGTCCTCTCTCAACCCTCGCT
This genomic window from bacterium contains:
- a CDS encoding TetR family transcriptional regulator C-terminal domain-containing protein → MQRRLIASAAIDVINDVGLDGARLRDVAQAANVTTGAVMHYFDGKDAVLEAALEEAVRRILEKQDSPRGRTGPMDVRRFIKSACAYLPIDAGSRQEWRVWLAFWGRAIADERLRALHRQYYAEIVERLIGLLPAIRTTDLPPAPSQMRRCADALIAAIDGIGTRATLEPEHWPPDRQRETLETLLLPLLTAFANGSSDS
- a CDS encoding dienelactone hydrolase family protein; translated protein: MTNRDMTRDDKLDDFDPREITLNDVTKKVYIAGTGPAVIVMTEMPGISPHVARFSRWVRDAGFTVYMPSLFGRDGAVPGAEEGAAVFQRACVSAEFRALSANESSPVTIWLRALARLAHEECGGPGVGAIGMCFTGNFALTMMLEPSMLAPVLSQPSLPLNDPAGLNISPDELAAVRERLDREDLTVLAYRFEGDRFCKAQRFAAYSEALGERFVGRVLPDSAANPDTAPFFSRHVAFPHSVVTAHLIDEAGQPTVAARDEILSFFKQRLAPSDADCSMVQDGEAAIHP